Proteins from one Ardenticatena maritima genomic window:
- a CDS encoding isochorismate synthase, translating to MTSHLSTRQGGRFPNLNTPVVLTRRCAPIAPHALLHVGKGHARFFWQTPQGQTVAAFGVMHRLQTRGADRFVHMAAAAQNVLANLRTTGAPDAPAPLLVGGFAFDNRQAYGWEGFAPADFILPRVVLRTDERGTWLSVCAEDETKAEKLWQAVVEAVHRAPAVGATTLPRIQHETRAPDEHTWREMVQQAIESIRADVVQKVVLARTCRVQTNAPVDPLAALARLQARYQGCFIFLVEPTPGHAFFGATPEILADVQGTTLRTMALAGSIGRGATPEEDAARAAELLNSAKDRREHAFVVQAILRHLRHLAHDITSAPAPSLLRLPNIQHLHTPITATLNADVRIWDVVAHLHPTPAVGGVPRERALALIHELEPFARGWYAAPVGWVDAEGDGTFVVAIRSALAVARTLTLYAGAGIVADSDPQREWHETGLKFRPLLEAIGIHS from the coding sequence ATGACTTCTCATCTTTCAACCCGTCAAGGAGGACGGTTCCCCAACCTGAATACGCCTGTGGTGCTCACCCGACGGTGTGCGCCCATTGCGCCCCATGCCCTGCTGCACGTGGGGAAAGGCCACGCCCGCTTTTTCTGGCAAACGCCTCAGGGGCAAACAGTGGCGGCTTTTGGCGTCATGCACCGTTTGCAAACACGCGGCGCCGACCGTTTCGTCCACATGGCCGCCGCCGCCCAAAACGTGCTGGCAAACCTGCGCACCACAGGCGCGCCCGACGCCCCCGCCCCTCTGCTGGTTGGCGGTTTCGCCTTTGACAACCGCCAGGCGTATGGGTGGGAAGGGTTCGCCCCCGCCGATTTTATCCTGCCCCGCGTGGTACTCCGTACCGATGAGCGCGGCACATGGCTCAGTGTGTGCGCCGAAGACGAGACCAAGGCGGAGAAACTCTGGCAAGCGGTGGTAGAAGCGGTACACCGCGCGCCTGCGGTGGGCGCAACCACGCTGCCCCGCATTCAGCACGAAACGCGCGCGCCTGATGAACACACCTGGCGGGAGATGGTGCAACAAGCCATCGAGAGCATTCGCGCCGACGTGGTGCAAAAGGTGGTGCTGGCGCGCACTTGCCGCGTGCAGACCAACGCCCCGGTTGACCCGCTGGCGGCGCTGGCGCGCCTGCAAGCGCGCTACCAGGGGTGCTTCATCTTCCTGGTCGAACCGACGCCGGGGCATGCGTTTTTTGGCGCAACCCCCGAAATCCTGGCGGACGTGCAGGGGACGACGCTCCGCACCATGGCGCTCGCCGGCTCCATCGGGCGCGGCGCCACCCCCGAAGAAGACGCCGCCCGCGCCGCCGAACTGCTCAACAGCGCCAAAGACCGCCGCGAACATGCGTTCGTCGTGCAGGCGATTTTGCGCCACCTGCGCCATCTCGCCCACGACATCACCAGCGCTCCCGCCCCCTCGCTCTTGCGCTTGCCCAACATTCAGCACTTGCACACCCCCATCACCGCCACGCTCAACGCCGACGTGCGCATTTGGGACGTTGTGGCTCACTTGCACCCCACGCCGGCGGTGGGTGGTGTGCCGCGTGAACGGGCGCTGGCGCTCATCCACGAACTGGAACCGTTTGCGCGCGGCTGGTACGCCGCCCCGGTCGGCTGGGTGGACGCCGAGGGCGACGGCACATTCGTAGTCGCCATTCGCTCCGCGCTGGCGGTTGCCCGCACGCTCACGCTCTACGCGGGCGCGGGCATCGTCGCCGATTCCGACCCACAACGCGAATGGCACGAAACCGGCTTGAAATTCCGCCCATTGCTCGAAGCGATTGGAATACACTCGTGA
- the menD gene encoding 2-succinyl-5-enolpyruvyl-6-hydroxy-3-cyclohexene-1-carboxylic-acid synthase, whose product MNAHAHANRNTFWASIFVDELARAGVQHAVVAPGSRSTPLALALANTPHIQVVSLLDERGAAFFALGMARATQRPVVVLSSSGTATANFYPAVIEAAQTRVPLIVITADRPHELRQSGANQTIDQLKLYGDHVRWFFDMPLPEATPPDHVLRAVRQLAVRAVAEATGRPRGPVHLNFPFRKPLEPTPVPHDLPTPLPNTLGYRGRSDGTPFTHVRRGRLHPDDETVAWLSTLMQNTPRGVFVLGKHPLSEEAVDALARLARVTGYPVLADALSGARFGHHLGYAGVVICTGYELFLPFLPKTLTPDLIVHLGGMPVSAQLENFLARTPAMRIVISEDGAWEDAVHTAHHWIESDAARLLSAIYATLSDRGTALLGWTSAWGAIDGMVRLAIESAREMYPDAEEFVIADVLNSLPEESALVVGNSLPVRHLDLFGRVLRRRLHIFANRGASGIDGVVSTALGVAAARPHHPTVLVIGDVSFYHDMNALLAVQRAALRNIHIVVLNNGGGAIFKRLPIAQYDPPFRDLFYTAHAMHFKPVADMFGMAYVHTASRARVRTALDAAIATETPTLIEFQSDPELSEHVRHFLRDMMADLIDNQTK is encoded by the coding sequence ATGAACGCACACGCGCACGCCAACCGCAACACCTTCTGGGCATCCATCTTTGTGGACGAACTGGCGCGCGCCGGCGTCCAGCATGCGGTCGTCGCGCCTGGTTCGCGCTCCACACCGTTGGCGCTGGCGTTGGCGAACACACCACACATCCAGGTCGTCTCGTTGCTGGATGAACGCGGCGCGGCGTTCTTTGCGCTGGGCATGGCGCGCGCGACCCAACGCCCGGTTGTGGTGCTTTCGTCGTCCGGCACAGCCACCGCCAACTTTTACCCCGCGGTCATCGAAGCCGCTCAAACGCGCGTGCCGCTCATCGTCATCACAGCCGACCGCCCGCACGAACTGCGGCAAAGCGGCGCGAACCAGACGATTGACCAACTCAAACTCTACGGCGACCATGTGCGCTGGTTCTTTGACATGCCCCTGCCCGAAGCCACACCGCCCGACCATGTGTTGCGTGCGGTGCGCCAACTTGCCGTGCGCGCCGTCGCCGAAGCCACCGGGCGCCCGCGCGGTCCCGTGCACCTGAATTTTCCATTCCGCAAACCGCTGGAACCAACCCCCGTCCCGCACGACCTGCCCACGCCCTTGCCGAACACGCTCGGCTACCGTGGGCGCTCCGACGGGACACCCTTCACACACGTGCGCCGTGGACGCCTGCATCCGGACGATGAAACAGTCGCCTGGCTCAGCACGCTCATGCAGAACACCCCGCGCGGCGTGTTCGTGCTGGGCAAACACCCCTTGTCCGAGGAAGCCGTGGACGCCCTCGCCCGCCTGGCGCGCGTGACGGGCTACCCGGTTCTGGCGGACGCCCTTTCGGGGGCGCGGTTTGGGCATCATCTCGGCTACGCCGGCGTGGTCATTTGCACCGGCTACGAACTGTTTTTGCCCTTCTTGCCCAAAACACTCACCCCCGACCTGATTGTGCATCTGGGCGGCATGCCCGTTTCAGCCCAACTCGAAAACTTCCTGGCGCGCACGCCCGCCATGCGCATCGTGATCAGCGAAGACGGCGCCTGGGAAGACGCCGTGCATACCGCCCATCATTGGATTGAGAGCGACGCCGCACGGCTTTTGAGCGCCATCTACGCTACACTCAGCGACCGCGGCACCGCCCTGCTGGGCTGGACATCCGCCTGGGGGGCGATTGACGGCATGGTGCGGCTGGCGATTGAAAGCGCACGCGAAATGTACCCCGACGCTGAGGAATTTGTCATCGCCGACGTTCTCAACAGCCTGCCGGAAGAAAGCGCGCTCGTCGTGGGGAATAGCCTGCCCGTGCGCCATCTCGACCTGTTCGGGCGGGTGCTCCGCCGCCGCCTGCACATCTTCGCCAATCGGGGCGCCAGCGGCATAGACGGCGTGGTCTCGACGGCGCTGGGCGTTGCCGCCGCTCGCCCCCACCACCCCACTGTGCTGGTGATTGGCGACGTCTCGTTCTACCACGACATGAACGCGCTGCTGGCGGTGCAACGCGCCGCTCTGCGGAACATCCACATCGTTGTCCTCAACAACGGTGGCGGCGCGATTTTCAAGCGCCTGCCCATCGCCCAGTACGACCCACCGTTTCGCGACCTGTTCTACACCGCGCACGCCATGCACTTCAAGCCGGTTGCCGACATGTTCGGCATGGCATACGTCCACACGGCAAGCCGCGCCCGTGTGCGCACGGCGCTGGATGCGGCAATCGCCACCGAGACGCCAACGCTCATCGAATTCCAATCCGACCCGGAACTGTCCGAGCATGTGCGCCATTTCCTGCGCGACATGATGGCTGACCTGATTGACAACCAGACAAAATGA
- a CDS encoding 1,4-dihydroxy-2-naphthoyl-CoA synthase: MTEPQTWNYIRKAADWQQVKAYNDITYYKADGVARIAFNRPEVRNAFRPETIDEMIEAFRDAWLDTSIGTILLTGEGPSPKDGGWAFCAGGDQRVRGHGGYEGGYELPRLHVLELQRMIRFMPKVVICVVPGWAVGGGHSLHVVCDLTIASREHARFQQADARVASFDGGYGSAYLAKQVGQKRAREIFFLEQVYSAEEAYQMGMVNKVVPHEELEEAAFEWAQIINSKSPTAIRMLKYAFNLLDDGLVGQQIFAGEATRLAYMTDEAKEGRDAFLEKRKPRFDKFPRWP; encoded by the coding sequence ATGACCGAACCGCAAACCTGGAACTACATCCGCAAAGCCGCCGATTGGCAACAGGTGAAAGCGTACAACGATATCACCTACTACAAAGCCGACGGTGTGGCGCGTATCGCCTTCAACCGTCCCGAAGTGCGCAATGCGTTTCGCCCCGAAACCATTGATGAGATGATCGAAGCCTTCCGCGACGCCTGGCTGGACACCAGCATCGGCACGATTTTGCTCACCGGCGAAGGTCCTTCCCCCAAAGATGGCGGCTGGGCGTTTTGCGCCGGGGGCGACCAACGCGTGCGTGGGCATGGCGGCTACGAGGGGGGCTACGAACTGCCGCGCCTGCACGTGCTGGAACTCCAACGCATGATTCGCTTCATGCCCAAGGTGGTGATTTGCGTGGTGCCGGGCTGGGCGGTCGGCGGGGGGCACAGCCTGCACGTCGTCTGCGATTTGACGATTGCCAGCCGCGAGCATGCCCGCTTCCAGCAAGCCGACGCCCGCGTAGCCAGTTTCGACGGGGGCTACGGCTCGGCGTATCTCGCCAAGCAAGTCGGGCAAAAACGGGCGCGCGAAATTTTCTTCCTGGAACAGGTGTACAGCGCCGAAGAGGCGTACCAGATGGGCATGGTCAACAAGGTGGTGCCGCATGAGGAATTGGAAGAAGCGGCTTTTGAATGGGCGCAAATTATCAACAGCAAAAGCCCCACCGCTATCCGCATGCTCAAATACGCCTTCAACCTGCTGGATGATGGGCTGGTGGGGCAACAAATCTTCGCCGGCGAAGCCACACGCCTGGCGTACATGACCGATGAAGCCAAAGAAGGGCGCGACGCCTTCCTTGAAAAACGCAAACCGCGCTTTGACAAATTCCCACGCTGGCCATGA
- the menE gene encoding o-succinylbenzoate--CoA ligase — protein sequence MLLPTTPPTDWLAERAARSPLRAALYWQQRVWTYGDLHRDANHLAARLRAAGVDNGARVAMLLPNTPEAVLLIHAVVRVGATLVPLNTRLTPAELAWQVAQTTPAVLVHNNRTAAQAEPLGVHVPLLNVDEPAAPPRNVRPFSPLPFDGVHAIVFTSGTTGRPKGAMLTLANHFWSATASGWRLGVQRNDCWLLCMPLYHVGGMAIVLRSALYGTAILLHERFDTDAVTHALDSGRVTLVSVVPTMLKRLLDARRDRPLPPSVRTVLVGGAATPPPLLERALAAGLPVALTYGLTEAASQVATAAPDEVRAAPGTVGAPLWGTEVRILRDDGTPAAVGEVGEITVRGRTVMRGYWQNPVATQRTLRQGWLHTGDMGYLDEVGRLWMMQRRTDLIVSGGENVYPSEVEGVLLRHPAVAAVCVVGVPDAEWGEAVTAVIQLHPEASATPEEIRAFCRDHLAGYKCPKHVLFVDALPLTASGKIARQAVKERLAGGAWRENRMG from the coding sequence ATGCTGTTGCCCACAACACCGCCAACGGATTGGCTTGCCGAACGCGCCGCCCGCTCCCCATTGCGGGCGGCGTTGTACTGGCAACAGCGCGTCTGGACGTATGGCGACCTGCACCGCGACGCCAACCACCTCGCGGCGCGTTTGCGTGCCGCCGGTGTGGACAACGGCGCGCGCGTCGCCATGCTGCTGCCCAACACCCCCGAAGCCGTGTTGCTCATTCATGCGGTGGTCCGCGTGGGGGCAACGCTGGTGCCGCTCAACACCCGCCTGACCCCCGCCGAACTCGCCTGGCAAGTGGCGCAGACAACCCCGGCGGTACTCGTGCACAACAACAGAACCGCCGCACAGGCGGAACCGCTGGGCGTTCACGTTCCCTTGCTCAATGTGGATGAACCGGCTGCCCCGCCGCGCAACGTGCGCCCCTTTTCCCCGCTGCCCTTCGACGGTGTGCATGCCATCGTCTTCACATCGGGCACCACGGGGCGACCCAAAGGGGCGATGCTGACCCTCGCCAACCACTTTTGGAGCGCCACCGCGTCGGGGTGGCGGTTGGGCGTGCAGCGCAACGACTGCTGGCTGCTCTGCATGCCGCTCTACCACGTGGGCGGCATGGCGATTGTCCTGCGCTCGGCGCTCTACGGCACCGCCATTCTTCTGCATGAACGCTTTGACACCGACGCCGTCACCCACGCGCTCGACAGCGGGCGCGTGACGCTTGTTTCGGTGGTGCCCACCATGCTCAAACGCCTGCTCGACGCCCGCCGCGACCGCCCGCTGCCCCCTTCTGTGCGCACCGTGCTTGTCGGGGGCGCCGCCACGCCGCCCCCCCTGCTGGAACGCGCTCTCGCGGCGGGTCTTCCCGTGGCGCTCACCTACGGGCTGACCGAAGCCGCTTCGCAAGTCGCCACCGCCGCACCGGATGAAGTGCGCGCCGCACCGGGGACGGTGGGCGCTCCCCTCTGGGGCACAGAGGTGCGCATTCTGCGCGACGACGGCACGCCCGCGGCGGTCGGCGAAGTGGGCGAAATCACCGTGCGCGGGCGCACGGTGATGCGCGGCTACTGGCAAAACCCCGTCGCCACACAGCGCACCCTGCGCCAGGGCTGGCTCCACACAGGCGACATGGGCTATCTCGATGAAGTCGGGCGGCTCTGGATGATGCAACGCCGCACAGACCTGATTGTGAGCGGGGGCGAAAACGTCTATCCCTCGGAAGTCGAGGGCGTATTGTTGCGCCATCCGGCTGTGGCGGCGGTTTGTGTGGTCGGCGTTCCCGATGCCGAATGGGGGGAAGCCGTGACAGCCGTCATCCAACTGCACCCGGAGGCGTCAGCCACACCGGAAGAGATACGGGCGTTTTGTCGCGACCATCTTGCGGGCTACAAGTGCCCCAAGCATGTTCTGTTTGTTGACGCCTTGCCGCTGACTGCCTCGGGCAAGATTGCGCGGCAAGCCGTGAAAGAACGCCTTGCCGGTGGCGCATGGCGTGAGAACCGTATGGGCTGA
- a CDS encoding bifunctional 3-deoxy-7-phosphoheptulonate synthase/chorismate mutase, with the protein MTETTTTTRPVTIRDDVVIGGNDITLILGPCSVESYEQVRAVAEVLVAHGVRLLRGGAFKPRTSPHAFQGLGREGLEILRAVADEFGLLVVTEALGVEHVPLVAEYADIIQIGSRNMQHFPLLWAVGETDKPVLLKRGFMATVHEWLMAAEHIASRGNERILLCERGIRTFETATRNTLDTNAIALVKATTPFPVIGDPSHATGRTDLVIPAARAALAAGADGLIVEVHPRPEEALSDGQQSLPLEQVPALVDAARRIAEALGRGVPMPATR; encoded by the coding sequence ATGACAGAGACGACGACAACAACCCGTCCGGTGACCATCCGCGATGACGTGGTCATTGGCGGAAACGACATTACGCTCATCCTCGGTCCCTGTTCGGTGGAATCCTACGAACAGGTGCGCGCCGTTGCCGAAGTGCTGGTGGCGCACGGTGTGCGGCTGTTGCGGGGCGGGGCGTTCAAACCGCGCACATCGCCCCACGCCTTCCAGGGGCTGGGGCGTGAAGGGCTGGAAATTTTGCGCGCCGTCGCCGATGAATTCGGCTTGCTGGTGGTGACCGAAGCGCTGGGCGTGGAACATGTGCCCCTCGTCGCCGAATACGCCGACATCATCCAGATTGGCAGCCGCAACATGCAGCACTTCCCGCTTCTGTGGGCTGTCGGTGAAACCGACAAGCCGGTTCTGCTAAAACGCGGCTTTATGGCAACCGTGCATGAATGGTTGATGGCGGCGGAACACATCGCCTCGCGCGGCAACGAGCGCATTCTCCTCTGCGAGCGGGGCATTCGCACCTTTGAGACCGCCACACGCAACACGCTCGACACCAACGCCATTGCGCTGGTCAAAGCCACCACGCCTTTCCCCGTCATCGGCGACCCCAGCCACGCCACCGGGCGCACCGACCTGGTGATTCCGGCGGCGCGTGCGGCGCTTGCCGCCGGCGCCGATGGGCTGATTGTGGAAGTTCACCCACGCCCCGAAGAAGCGCTATCGGATGGGCAGCAATCGCTCCCGCTGGAACAGGTGCCCGCGCTGGTGGACGCCGCGCGCCGTATCGCCGAAGCGCTTGGGCGTGGGGTGCCCATGCCGGCGACACGCTAA
- the merA gene encoding mercury(II) reductase, which translates to MKTIQLAIQGMTCDACARHVRDALSAVPGVAHVEVPGWESQQAIVQADEGVSPERLATAVEQAGYRAEVAAVASPAVASDEPDTTYDLLVIGGGSAGFAAAIKAAEAGARVALIERGLIGGTCVNVGCVPSKTLIRMVEAWHAADAARRFDGVQLAQGHLAWHRLIQQKDALVAELRQAKYVDVLAAYPTITLIRGRARFVDETTLAVDERLYRAEHVIIATGAHPWAPPIPGLAEAGYWTSTDALATKEQPRSLIVIGGSAVGLELAQVYARAGTFVTVLEALPRIVPQEEPEIGEALETYLEAEGMRIEAGVRVRGVERRAPQRVAVTFEREGEAETIEAEHVLVATGRRANTAGLGLEAAHVELDERGHIRIDEYAQTSNPRVYAAGDCATLPMFVYVAAHSGSVAAENALHGNRRTLDLDALPKVTFTDPQVASAGLTESQAREAGFAVKTSVLPLTHVPRALAAHDTRGLIKLVADAESDRLLGAHLLAPEGGEIIQIAVLAIRAGMTTRDVAETIFPYLTLAEGLKLAAQSFEKDVATLSCCAG; encoded by the coding sequence ATGAAAACAATTCAACTCGCCATCCAGGGAATGACCTGCGACGCATGCGCCCGCCATGTCCGAGACGCCTTGTCTGCTGTGCCGGGTGTGGCGCATGTCGAAGTGCCTGGCTGGGAAAGCCAACAAGCCATCGTGCAGGCGGATGAAGGCGTCTCGCCGGAGCGCCTGGCAACCGCCGTGGAGCAGGCGGGATACCGCGCCGAAGTCGCCGCCGTTGCCTCGCCCGCTGTTGCGTCCGACGAGCCTGACACCACCTACGACTTGCTTGTGATTGGTGGTGGGTCGGCTGGGTTTGCCGCCGCCATCAAAGCGGCGGAAGCAGGCGCACGTGTCGCCCTGATTGAGCGCGGGCTGATTGGGGGCACGTGCGTCAACGTGGGGTGTGTTCCCAGCAAAACGCTCATTCGCATGGTCGAAGCGTGGCATGCCGCGGACGCCGCGCGGCGTTTTGACGGTGTCCAACTGGCGCAGGGACACCTCGCTTGGCATCGTCTCATCCAGCAGAAGGACGCCCTGGTGGCTGAATTGCGGCAAGCCAAGTATGTGGACGTTTTGGCGGCCTACCCGACCATCACGCTTATCCGTGGGCGTGCGCGCTTCGTTGACGAGACCACGCTCGCCGTGGATGAACGGCTCTACCGCGCCGAACACGTCATCATTGCCACGGGCGCGCATCCTTGGGCGCCCCCCATCCCCGGATTGGCAGAAGCGGGCTACTGGACGAGCACCGACGCCCTGGCGACCAAAGAGCAACCCCGTTCGCTCATCGTCATTGGCGGTAGTGCGGTGGGGTTGGAATTGGCGCAGGTGTATGCGCGGGCGGGGACATTCGTGACCGTGCTGGAAGCGCTGCCGCGCATTGTGCCGCAGGAAGAGCCCGAAATTGGCGAGGCGCTCGAAACCTACCTGGAAGCCGAAGGCATGCGCATTGAAGCCGGCGTCCGCGTGCGTGGGGTTGAGCGGCGTGCGCCCCAACGGGTCGCCGTCACTTTTGAGCGCGAGGGCGAGGCGGAGACCATCGAAGCCGAGCACGTGTTGGTGGCGACCGGGCGGCGCGCCAACACGGCGGGGCTGGGGTTGGAAGCGGCGCATGTGGAACTGGACGAGCGCGGCCATATTCGCATTGACGAGTACGCCCAGACCAGCAACCCCCGCGTGTACGCCGCGGGCGATTGCGCCACCTTGCCGATGTTCGTCTATGTCGCCGCGCACAGCGGCTCGGTCGCCGCGGAAAATGCGTTGCATGGCAACCGCCGCACGCTTGACCTGGACGCCTTGCCCAAAGTCACCTTCACCGACCCCCAGGTGGCTTCGGCCGGGTTGACCGAAAGCCAGGCGCGCGAAGCAGGATTTGCCGTCAAAACGTCCGTTTTGCCGTTGACGCATGTGCCGCGTGCACTCGCGGCGCACGATACGCGCGGGCTGATCAAACTCGTGGCGGACGCCGAGAGCGACCGTTTGCTGGGGGCGCATCTGCTGGCACCGGAAGGGGGCGAAATCATCCAGATTGCGGTGCTGGCTATTCGGGCGGGGATGACAACGCGCGACGTGGCGGAAACCATCTTCCCCTATTTGACACTGGCGGAAGGGCTCAAACTGGCGGCGCAATCGTTCGAGAAAGATGTGGCGACGTTGAGTTGTTGCGCGGGGTAA